Proteins encoded by one window of Methylovirgula ligni:
- a CDS encoding GtrA family protein: MDQPAAPRLPPDAVKFLIAGGLATAVNWLVRFPLSTVLPFIAAVAIAYMIGMVAGFLLYSRWVFPRTTTPLASQIGRFIAVNIAGGVAVVVFAPLLAQAFEGGGLDQGAAQAIGHGLAIAVGAVINYFGHKLITFAEPAAKRLEGG, from the coding sequence GTGGACCAACCCGCCGCGCCCCGCCTGCCACCCGACGCTGTGAAATTCCTGATCGCCGGTGGCCTGGCGACGGCCGTCAATTGGCTCGTCCGCTTTCCGCTCTCGACCGTTCTGCCGTTCATCGCTGCCGTGGCCATCGCCTATATGATCGGCATGGTGGCCGGCTTCCTGCTTTACAGCCGCTGGGTCTTTCCGCGCACCACGACGCCGCTGGCGAGCCAGATCGGCCGCTTCATCGCTGTCAATATCGCCGGTGGTGTTGCTGTCGTTGTCTTCGCACCCCTTCTCGCGCAGGCTTTCGAGGGCGGTGGTCTCGACCAAGGCGCGGCGCAGGCGATCGGCCACGGGCTCGCCATCGCGGTCGGGGCAGTGATCAACTATTTCGGCCACAAGCTCATTACCTTCGCCGAGCCTGCGGCCAAGCGACTGGAAGGTGGCTAG
- a CDS encoding Hsp20 family protein, with product MRQLDLTPLYRSTIGFDRLFNLVDQAAGFDAAPTYPPYNIERTGEDSYRITVAVAGFTENELSVESRENSVLIRGSKEARLESSEAKPEVLYQGIAARAFERRFQLADHVYVKGASLENGLLHVDLVRELPEAQKPRQVPIGKTAPKAVGSETPAKAA from the coding sequence ATGCGCCAACTAGACCTTACCCCGCTTTACCGGTCGACCATCGGCTTCGACCGTCTGTTCAATCTCGTCGATCAAGCCGCCGGCTTTGATGCGGCGCCGACCTATCCGCCCTATAATATCGAGCGGACGGGCGAAGACTCCTATCGCATCACCGTCGCCGTCGCCGGCTTCACCGAAAATGAGCTTTCGGTCGAGAGCCGCGAGAACAGCGTGCTCATCCGCGGCTCGAAAGAGGCGCGCCTCGAGAGCAGTGAAGCGAAACCGGAAGTGCTTTATCAGGGCATCGCGGCCCGTGCATTCGAGCGCCGCTTCCAGCTTGCCGACCATGTCTACGTAAAGGGCGCGAGCCTTGAGAACGGCTTGCTGCATGTCGATCTCGTCCGCGAGCTGCCGGAGGCGCAGAAGCCCCGCCAGGTACCGATCGGCAAGACTGCGCCGAAAGCGGTCGGGAGCGAGACGCCGGCCAAGGCTGCGTAA
- a CDS encoding alpha/beta fold hydrolase: MGLISIPANPVPEGATVISLTTQDGVSLRAARWEGRLKQRGTVVVLTGRAEFIERYFETIAELLARGFAVVALDWRGQGLSERQLRNSRKGHIDDFEIYERDLIALREQILEPFCPKPWFALGHSMGAAVLIAQAHAGRSPFTRLVLTSPMIDLYQLRFKTGARLFIEGLDIVGLGGAYIPGGGGRSIFLRPFARDVLTSDEQRHDRTVAVLEAAPQLLLGSPTVSWSNAALRLMRQFENPDYARRTLTPILVIAAGADRIVATPAIEAFASRLKAGHFITLPQARHDLLMERDVFRSQFWAAFDAFVPGADDELARTLRAAPPQRRRRPFWARQRAARV; the protein is encoded by the coding sequence TTGGGCCTGATCAGCATCCCGGCCAATCCCGTCCCTGAGGGCGCGACGGTGATCTCGCTGACGACGCAGGACGGTGTCAGCCTGCGCGCGGCGCGCTGGGAAGGCAGACTCAAGCAGCGCGGTACGGTGGTGGTCCTGACCGGCCGGGCCGAATTCATCGAGCGCTATTTCGAGACGATCGCCGAATTGCTGGCGCGCGGCTTCGCCGTCGTCGCCCTCGACTGGCGCGGCCAGGGACTTTCGGAACGCCAGCTCCGCAATTCCCGCAAAGGTCATATCGACGATTTCGAGATTTACGAGCGCGATCTCATCGCCTTGCGCGAGCAGATCCTCGAACCCTTCTGCCCCAAACCCTGGTTCGCGCTCGGCCATAGCATGGGCGCCGCGGTGCTGATCGCGCAAGCGCACGCCGGCCGCTCACCCTTCACCCGGCTGGTCCTGACCTCGCCGATGATCGATCTCTACCAATTGCGGTTCAAGACCGGCGCGCGCCTCTTCATCGAAGGGCTCGATATCGTGGGCCTCGGCGGCGCCTATATTCCCGGCGGCGGCGGCCGCTCGATCTTTCTGCGGCCCTTCGCGCGTGATGTGCTGACCTCGGACGAACAGCGGCACGACCGCACGGTCGCGGTTCTCGAAGCCGCGCCGCAGCTCCTTCTCGGCAGCCCGACGGTAAGCTGGTCGAACGCCGCCCTGCGGCTGATGCGGCAATTCGAAAATCCCGATTATGCCCGCCGCACGCTGACGCCGATTCTGGTCATCGCCGCGGGCGCCGACCGCATTGTCGCAACACCGGCGATCGAGGCTTTCGCCAGCCGCCTGAAGGCCGGGCATTTCATCACCCTGCCCCAGGCGCGGCACGACCTCTTGATGGAGCGGGATGTGTTCCGCAGCCAGTTCTGGGCGGCTTTCGACGCTTTCGTGCCGGGCGCCGACGACGAACTGGCGAGGACCCTGCGCGCAGCCCCGCCCCAGCGGCGGCGCCGGCCTTTCTGGGCGCGGCAGCGCGCGGCGCGAGTCTAG
- the hisN gene encoding histidinol-phosphatase → MTAVDLTAFIEKLADLAGQTILPFFRTAIGAEDKSGGSVFDPVTEADRAAEAAMRRLIRETFARHGIIGEEFGTEHEDAEYVWVLDPIDGTKSFISGFPTWGTLIGLMHAGRPIYGAMAQPFTREYFFGDGKIATWRGPGHDHAPTLRRLYVRACAQLSRATLLTTSPLLYPPAELARFRRVEQQVRLSRYGYDCYAFAMLAAGHVDCVMEAGVKAYDIAPLIPIIEGAGGIITTWTGESAASGGNVIAAGDKRLHEAVLALLAD, encoded by the coding sequence ATGACCGCCGTCGACCTTACTGCTTTCATCGAAAAGCTCGCCGATCTCGCCGGGCAGACCATCCTGCCATTTTTCCGGACCGCGATCGGCGCAGAAGACAAGAGCGGCGGCTCGGTTTTCGATCCCGTCACGGAGGCGGACCGCGCCGCGGAAGCCGCGATGCGCCGGCTGATCCGCGAAACCTTCGCGCGTCACGGCATCATCGGCGAGGAATTCGGCACCGAGCACGAAGACGCCGAATATGTCTGGGTGCTTGATCCGATCGACGGCACGAAGAGCTTTATCTCCGGCTTCCCGACATGGGGGACATTGATCGGCCTGATGCACGCAGGCCGGCCAATCTATGGCGCGATGGCGCAGCCGTTCACGCGCGAATATTTCTTCGGCGACGGCAAGATCGCGACCTGGCGCGGCCCGGGGCACGATCATGCGCCGACGTTGCGCCGCCTGTATGTCCGCGCCTGCGCGCAGCTTTCGCGCGCGACCTTGCTGACGACCTCGCCGCTGCTCTATCCGCCTGCGGAACTTGCCAGGTTCCGCCGTGTTGAGCAGCAGGTGCGGCTGTCGCGCTACGGCTATGATTGCTATGCCTTCGCCATGCTCGCCGCGGGTCATGTCGATTGCGTCATGGAAGCGGGCGTTAAAGCCTATGACATCGCGCCGCTTATTCCGATCATCGAGGGCGCAGGCGGCATCATCACCACCTGGACTGGCGAAAGCGCCGCCTCGGGCGGCAATGTCATTGCCGCGGGCGACAAGCGCCTGCACGAGGCCGTGCTCGCTCTTCTGGCCGATTAG
- a CDS encoding N-formylglutamate amidohydrolase — MSAFAPGTHPPYPLAADAKAHEPELDPPFELIEPAALTSPLVLSSPHSGSIYPARFLASSRLDLTTLRHSEDSYVDELFMGGLKSGAPLLRAHFPRAYLDLNREPYELDPRMFDTRLPGFANTRSVRVAGGLGTVARVVGDSQEIYARRLRLDEVLARIEAFYHPYHRTLEALLARAWQNFGTAVLVDCHSMPSLSTCQPTRDSERKVKADFVLGDRYGTSCAADLVDRAEHELRALGYSVLRNKPYAGGFITEHYGDPGNNLHAIQIEINRGLYMDEVTLARSENFGAIVQDLTKVLAALAAHVAAGLSGTRAAAE; from the coding sequence ATGTCCGCTTTCGCGCCCGGCACCCATCCGCCTTATCCCCTGGCGGCGGACGCCAAGGCTCATGAACCGGAGCTCGATCCGCCCTTCGAGCTGATCGAGCCGGCTGCGTTGACGTCGCCGCTCGTTCTGTCCTCGCCGCATTCGGGCTCAATCTATCCGGCGCGGTTTCTGGCCAGTTCCCGGCTCGATCTGACGACGTTGCGCCACTCCGAAGACTCCTATGTCGACGAGTTGTTCATGGGCGGCCTCAAATCCGGCGCCCCCTTGCTGCGCGCACACTTTCCCCGGGCCTATCTCGACCTCAACCGCGAGCCCTATGAGCTTGATCCGCGCATGTTCGACACCCGTCTGCCGGGTTTCGCCAATACGCGGTCCGTCCGCGTTGCGGGCGGCCTCGGCACAGTGGCGCGGGTCGTCGGGGATTCGCAGGAAATCTATGCCCGCCGCCTCAGACTCGACGAAGTGCTGGCGCGCATCGAGGCGTTCTACCATCCCTATCACCGCACGCTGGAAGCGCTGCTGGCGCGGGCCTGGCAGAATTTTGGTACGGCGGTTCTCGTCGATTGTCATTCCATGCCGTCGCTTTCGACCTGTCAGCCCACCCGTGACAGCGAGCGCAAGGTGAAGGCGGATTTCGTCCTCGGCGACCGCTATGGAACGAGCTGCGCCGCCGATCTCGTGGATCGGGCCGAGCATGAGTTGCGCGCCCTCGGCTATTCGGTTCTCCGCAACAAGCCTTATGCGGGCGGGTTCATCACCGAACATTATGGCGACCCGGGCAACAATCTCCACGCGATCCAGATCGAGATCAATCGCGGTCTCTACATGGACGAAGTGACTCTCGCCAGGAGCGAGAACTTTGGCGCCATCGTGCAGGACTTGACGAAAGTCCTCGCCGCGCTTGCCGCGCATGTCGCTGCGGGTCTTTCCGGCACACGCGCGGCAGCCGAATAA
- the cpdR gene encoding cell cycle two-component system response regulator CpdR, which produces MTDDSFLINPKILLAEDDNDMRRFLAKALQNAGYAVTSFDNGLAAYNRLREEPFELLLTDIVMPEMDGIELARRATELDPEIKVMFITGFAAVALNPDNHAPRQAKILSKPFHLRDLVNEVQRLLAA; this is translated from the coding sequence ATGACCGACGATTCCTTTTTGATAAATCCAAAAATCCTGCTGGCCGAAGACGACAACGACATGCGCCGCTTCCTGGCCAAGGCGTTGCAGAATGCCGGTTATGCCGTCACTTCCTTCGACAACGGGCTCGCCGCCTATAACCGGCTGCGCGAGGAGCCGTTCGAATTGCTGCTCACGGACATCGTGATGCCGGAGATGGACGGCATCGAACTCGCGCGCCGGGCGACGGAACTCGACCCCGAAATCAAGGTGATGTTCATCACCGGCTTCGCCGCCGTCGCGCTGAACCCCGACAATCACGCGCCGCGCCAGGCCAAGATCCTGTCGAAGCCCTTCCATCTGCGCGACCTCGTCAACGAGGTGCAGCGCCTGCTCGCGGCCTGA
- a CDS encoding RMD1 family protein — MPDNMPNISIDGGPVPIVAGACLPITRVLAHAIHVGDRIDAAGFERGDMIATVPLATRLSPTKFVALYRFGVVVFAGMSPADEAGFLEKIAGRISGRRDGKNEETASLEIRADYDDRVQPGGPVEIPDLSPARFLIVADVLSKSVALARDENRLGGVFDAIEPFAVELARTGRAPWNRRSMLKLIGQALIAQHRISGRVAVEEKPDILWDHSSLERLYARLEDEYELNERAKAVTQKLNVIVETGQTLTDILDVDRSARLEAVIVALILAETLVTLLQIFLAHGHG, encoded by the coding sequence ATGCCGGACAATATGCCGAACATCTCGATTGACGGCGGGCCGGTGCCGATCGTGGCGGGCGCGTGCCTGCCGATCACGCGCGTCCTTGCGCATGCGATCCATGTTGGCGACCGGATCGACGCCGCCGGGTTCGAGCGCGGCGACATGATCGCGACCGTACCGCTCGCGACGCGGCTCTCGCCGACCAAATTCGTCGCGCTCTACCGCTTTGGCGTCGTCGTCTTTGCGGGGATGAGCCCCGCCGACGAAGCCGGCTTTCTCGAGAAGATCGCGGGACGAATTTCCGGGCGGCGGGACGGCAAAAACGAAGAAACGGCCTCACTTGAGATCCGCGCCGATTATGACGATCGCGTACAGCCCGGCGGCCCCGTCGAAATCCCCGATCTCTCGCCGGCGCGCTTTCTCATCGTTGCCGATGTGCTCTCAAAATCCGTGGCGCTCGCGCGCGACGAGAACAGGCTCGGCGGCGTCTTCGACGCCATCGAGCCCTTCGCCGTCGAACTCGCGCGGACCGGCCGCGCGCCCTGGAACCGGCGTTCGATGCTGAAGCTGATCGGGCAGGCGCTCATCGCGCAGCACCGCATTTCCGGCCGGGTCGCAGTCGAGGAAAAGCCAGACATTCTCTGGGATCACTCAAGCCTGGAGCGACTCTATGCGAGGCTCGAAGACGAATATGAACTGAACGAGCGCGCCAAGGCGGTGACGCAGAAGCTCAACGTGATCGTCGAGACCGGCCAGACACTCACCGATATTTTAGACGTCGATCGCTCGGCCCGGCTCGAGGCGGTCATCGTCGCGCTCATTCTCGCCGAGACTTTGGTTACGCTGCTGCAGATCTTTCTGGCTCACGGCCACGGCTGA
- a CDS encoding peroxiredoxin, producing the protein MKSFIASLMLVGLLATPAWAALKPGDAAPGFTVQAAVGGKDFTFSLAQALKKGPVVLYFYPKSFTRGCTIEAHEFAEAAADFTAAGASLIGISKDTIETQRKFSTEACRDKFPVAADPDLSVIRAYDSLRTAPTATGETFADRISYVIAPGGRIIYAYSDPSPDKHIRNTLAAVRQWRAGHAEGH; encoded by the coding sequence ATGAAGTCTTTCATCGCATCCTTGATGCTCGTGGGCCTGCTCGCGACGCCCGCATGGGCGGCCCTGAAGCCGGGCGATGCCGCGCCCGGTTTCACGGTGCAGGCGGCGGTCGGCGGCAAGGACTTCACCTTTTCCCTGGCGCAGGCCCTGAAGAAGGGGCCGGTCGTGCTTTATTTCTACCCGAAGTCCTTCACCAGGGGCTGCACGATCGAGGCGCATGAATTCGCCGAGGCGGCGGCTGATTTTACTGCCGCGGGCGCGAGTCTCATCGGCATTTCGAAGGATACTATCGAGACGCAGCGAAAATTCTCGACTGAAGCCTGCCGCGACAAATTTCCGGTGGCGGCCGATCCGGATCTCTCTGTGATCCGCGCCTATGATTCTCTCCGCACCGCGCCGACAGCAACGGGGGAGACGTTCGCCGACCGCATTTCCTACGTGATCGCGCCGGGCGGTCGGATCATCTATGCCTATTCCGATCCGTCTCCGGACAAGCACATCAGGAATACGCTCGCGGCGGTGCGCCAATGGCGCGCCGGACATGCCGAAGGGCATTGA
- a CDS encoding ABC transporter substrate-binding protein: protein MKFVRLLTAAAIASAAFTVPLHAEGLIRIVQQFGTVFLPLDVIRDQHLVEKHGKALGIDITTEWHQLSGGAVVNDALLSGNIDIAGAGIGPFLTVWDRTLGTPLEVKIVGALGAQPNLLLTNKASIKTLKDFTKSDKIALPAAGVSVQSRILQIATEQQLGSGHAHDLDSITVTLPHPEAAAGLISGATEISGHVSNSPYQEKELQDPKIHKIFSSYDVLGGKVTPTVLYALVKFQKDNPKTFQAFTDALREATAWIAAHPKEAAETFVRVEKSKLPVAFVEHTLEEPDVIYTVAPLSSKKFADFLYRIGAIKHHPASWKDYVFQELQSENGS, encoded by the coding sequence ATGAAATTTGTTCGTCTGCTGACTGCCGCGGCAATTGCGTCCGCGGCCTTCACTGTGCCGCTGCACGCGGAGGGCCTGATCCGCATCGTCCAGCAATTCGGCACCGTCTTTTTGCCGCTCGATGTCATCCGCGATCAGCATCTCGTCGAAAAACACGGTAAGGCGCTCGGCATCGACATCACGACGGAATGGCATCAGCTTTCCGGCGGCGCCGTGGTGAACGATGCCTTGCTTTCCGGCAATATCGATATTGCCGGCGCCGGCATCGGGCCGTTCCTGACTGTCTGGGACCGCACGCTTGGCACGCCGCTGGAAGTGAAGATCGTCGGCGCCCTCGGCGCGCAACCCAATTTGCTGCTGACCAATAAAGCCAGCATCAAAACGCTGAAGGATTTCACTAAGAGTGACAAGATCGCCCTGCCCGCGGCAGGCGTCTCCGTGCAATCCCGCATCCTGCAGATCGCAACCGAGCAGCAACTCGGCTCCGGCCACGCGCATGATCTCGACTCTATCACAGTGACCTTGCCGCACCCGGAAGCGGCAGCGGGTCTGATTTCGGGCGCGACGGAAATCAGCGGCCACGTCTCCAACTCGCCCTATCAGGAGAAAGAACTGCAGGATCCGAAGATCCATAAGATCTTCTCGTCGTATGACGTGCTCGGCGGCAAGGTGACGCCGACTGTGCTCTACGCGCTTGTCAAATTCCAGAAAGACAATCCGAAAACCTTCCAGGCTTTCACCGACGCGCTGCGCGAGGCGACGGCATGGATCGCCGCCCATCCGAAGGAAGCGGCGGAGACTTTCGTTCGGGTCGAGAAGTCCAAGCTCCCGGTGGCCTTCGTCGAGCACACGCTCGAAGAGCCCGACGTCATCTACACCGTCGCGCCGCTTTCATCGAAGAAATTCGCCGACTTCCTGTATCGCATCGGCGCCATAAAACATCATCCGGCGAGCTGGAAGGATTACGTTTTCCAGGAATTACAGAGCGAGAACGGGAGCTGA
- a CDS encoding ABC transporter ATP-binding protein produces MAVAAQQLSSVPVLAAHGLAIDYDTESSPLRVVEDVSFTVESGERLVLLGASGCGKSSILKAIAGFVKPAAGTIAARGRAITGPGPDRIVVFQEFDQLLPWKTITDNVAFPLRVARKLGKAEAIERATEALAAVGLSRVADSYPHTLSGGMKQRAAIARALATKPDILLMDEPFAALDAQTRRNLQEDLLRLAEELHFTLIFVTHAIDEAALLGARLLLLGGQPARPLATLDTSSFGIADVGSAKFEAVVRHVHEMLFDGERQHVRG; encoded by the coding sequence ATGGCGGTGGCCGCGCAGCAGTTATCGTCAGTACCGGTTTTAGCGGCGCATGGCCTCGCAATCGATTACGACACCGAAAGCAGCCCTTTACGAGTCGTTGAAGACGTCAGCTTTACGGTCGAGTCCGGCGAAAGACTGGTTCTACTCGGCGCTTCGGGCTGCGGCAAATCCTCTATCCTGAAAGCCATAGCCGGCTTCGTGAAGCCGGCCGCCGGAACGATTGCCGCTCGCGGCCGCGCCATCACCGGCCCCGGACCGGACCGTATCGTTGTTTTCCAGGAATTCGATCAGCTTCTGCCGTGGAAGACGATCACGGACAATGTCGCCTTTCCGCTGCGCGTCGCGCGCAAGCTCGGCAAGGCCGAGGCGATCGAGCGGGCGACAGAGGCGCTTGCCGCGGTGGGCCTTTCGCGCGTGGCCGATTCCTATCCGCACACGCTCTCGGGCGGCATGAAACAGCGCGCGGCCATCGCCCGCGCGCTGGCGACCAAGCCCGACATTCTGCTCATGGACGAGCCATTTGCGGCGCTGGACGCCCAGACGCGCCGCAATCTGCAGGAAGACCTGCTGAGGCTCGCCGAAGAGCTTCACTTTACACTGATCTTCGTAACACATGCGATCGACGAGGCCGCTTTGCTCGGCGCGCGCCTTTTGCTTCTCGGCGGTCAGCCCGCCCGCCCGCTTGCGACACTCGATACCTCATCCTTCGGGATCGCTGACGTCGGCTCGGCAAAATTCGAAGCGGTCGTGCGCCACGTGCATGAGATGTTGTTCGACGGGGAGAGGCAGCATGTCCGAGGCTGA
- a CDS encoding ABC transporter permease, which yields MSEADLTHRAEPRAATVSPAFLAFGRGFRALRRSFLARRLLVLVLLAIAWQLAATYKASPLLFPSFTETLSAFFQSARTEDLLSSAGESMLELIKGYALAISIALVLVSLATTVPFMRDVLQTLTAIFNPLPAIALLPLAMLWFGLGEASLLLVLVHSVVWPFSLAALTGFEQVPETQRLVGRNYGLTGLRYIFYILLPAALPSILSGLRVAWAFAWRTLIASELVFGVSSGTGGLGWFIYRNRNDLLTDRVFAGLATVILIGLVVEFAIFHLIERYTVERWGMQRAAQH from the coding sequence ATGTCCGAGGCTGATCTTACGCATCGGGCCGAGCCGCGTGCCGCGACAGTCAGCCCGGCATTTTTGGCGTTCGGGCGCGGATTTCGCGCTCTGCGCCGTTCCTTTCTCGCGCGCCGGCTTCTCGTCCTCGTGCTTCTGGCCATCGCCTGGCAGCTCGCCGCGACCTACAAGGCCAGCCCGTTGCTCTTCCCAAGCTTTACGGAGACGCTCAGCGCGTTCTTCCAATCGGCGCGCACGGAAGACCTCTTGAGTTCGGCAGGGGAATCGATGCTCGAGCTGATCAAGGGCTACGCTCTCGCGATTTCGATCGCGCTGGTCCTTGTCTCTCTGGCGACCACCGTCCCCTTCATGCGCGACGTATTGCAGACGCTGACCGCGATCTTCAATCCTTTGCCGGCAATCGCGCTTCTACCGCTTGCAATGCTCTGGTTCGGGTTGGGCGAGGCGAGCCTGCTCCTGGTCCTCGTGCATTCCGTCGTCTGGCCCTTCTCCCTCGCGGCCCTGACAGGCTTCGAACAAGTTCCCGAAACCCAGCGTCTGGTCGGGCGAAATTACGGCCTCACGGGCCTGCGCTATATATTTTACATTCTACTTCCCGCCGCGCTGCCCTCGATCCTCTCGGGCTTGCGCGTCGCCTGGGCTTTCGCCTGGCGCACGCTCATCGCCTCGGAACTCGTCTTCGGCGTCAGCTCCGGCACTGGCGGCCTCGGCTGGTTCATCTATCGAAACCGCAACGACCTTTTGACCGACCGCGTATTCGCCGGCCTCGCCACCGTCATCCTCATCGGTCTTGTCGTCGAATTCGCCATCTTCCATCTGATCGAACGCTACACCGTCGAGCGCTGGGGCATGCAGCGCGCCGCGCAACACTGA
- a CDS encoding metallophosphoesterase yields MALDEAEDPDAFHLWVFSDAHVATDKAVSEAIRNGMDFVPPAGYPESLANALRQSEFGSELGGPPFRWDLALDLGDNAGLWDLPDDRQGEEVVRQFGALRLHRREQIYPVAGNHDASAGNAPSSLGKPENWWFRKWVDPLGENSSSSGVDPARRPYPVEGTWERYSFRVGNLRFLMMSDRNDLPYPVGRRETGGGSPAGAVTAQTLDWWRSQVEDARDDIVISCHHHMLRETTVASGDYEGVSRYPDGRWRHGRYHGVDGAPEGASYLYFVDDEPKAQKFESYLVAHPGAVDLWLGGHTHTFPDDIVNGRSHIEKKWGTHFINCAQLSKYHSFVTCPPMSRHFIFRAGSRQVRVRCYLHDDSFAPQGWYGQAERLLELSKPFIKP; encoded by the coding sequence TTGGCGCTAGACGAAGCCGAAGACCCTGATGCATTTCATCTCTGGGTCTTTTCCGACGCCCATGTCGCGACCGATAAAGCGGTCTCGGAGGCGATCCGCAACGGCATGGATTTCGTGCCGCCCGCTGGTTATCCGGAGAGTCTCGCCAACGCCTTGCGCCAATCCGAATTCGGCAGCGAATTGGGCGGGCCGCCCTTTCGCTGGGACCTTGCGCTCGACCTCGGCGATAATGCCGGGCTCTGGGACTTGCCGGACGACCGTCAGGGCGAGGAAGTTGTCCGCCAGTTCGGCGCGCTTCGCCTGCATCGCCGCGAACAGATCTATCCGGTCGCGGGCAATCACGATGCTTCGGCCGGCAACGCTCCCTCGAGCCTCGGCAAGCCGGAGAATTGGTGGTTCCGCAAGTGGGTCGATCCGCTCGGCGAAAACAGCAGCTCCTCCGGCGTCGACCCGGCGCGGCGGCCCTATCCGGTCGAAGGCACCTGGGAGCGCTACAGCTTTCGCGTCGGCAATCTGCGTTTCCTGATGATGAGCGACCGCAACGATCTGCCCTATCCCGTAGGACGGCGCGAGACGGGTGGCGGCTCACCTGCTGGCGCGGTGACGGCGCAGACTCTCGACTGGTGGCGGAGCCAGGTCGAAGACGCGCGCGATGACATCGTCATCTCCTGTCATCATCACATGCTGCGCGAGACGACGGTCGCCTCCGGCGATTATGAAGGCGTTTCGCGTTATCCGGACGGTCGATGGCGGCACGGGCGCTATCATGGCGTCGACGGCGCGCCGGAAGGCGCCTCCTACCTTTACTTCGTCGATGACGAGCCGAAGGCGCAAAAATTCGAATCCTATCTCGTGGCACACCCCGGCGCGGTAGACCTCTGGCTCGGAGGACATACGCATACGTTCCCGGACGACATCGTGAACGGGCGCAGCCATATCGAGAAGAAGTGGGGTACGCACTTCATCAATTGCGCGCAGCTTTCCAAATATCATTCTTTTGTCACCTGCCCGCCCATGAGCCGGCACTTCATCTTCAGGGCGGGTTCACGGCAGGTGCGTGTGCGCTGCTATCTCCACGACGATAGTTTTGCGCCGCAAGGGTGGTATGGGCAGGCCGAACGGCTGCTGGAGCTGAGCAAGCCCTTCATTAAGCCGTGA